From a region of the Candida albicans SC5314 chromosome 1, complete sequence genome:
- a CDS encoding uncharacterized protein (Ortholog of S. cerevisiae Sae3; meiosis specific protein involved in DMC1-dependent meiotic recombination in S. cerevisiae; Spider biofilm induced) gives MMSAKTDIPNTSSTSPSPSPTTANSTVTTVTTSSPISESKPRRLPTSETYHYNVQHHLQHYENNNRFSTRQNLQQLKEQATSQNNNNNNNNTSTSTPMSYNSTPSTTITKTNLDPVSSFPLSVPTTPTTLTTNTTTIINDNTKGKDKDKDNHNIDKEEDDIQQKLLLKEQSLNDIKLQCSRLIYELEGNNEPELIIKKYIQDLNKYNELKDLALQLITLIADQRKVKTSDILQEMNIEINNNE, from the coding sequence ATGATGTCAGCCAAAACTGATATCCCAAATACCTCATCAACATCGCCATCTCCATCACCAACAACTGCAAATTCTACAGTAACTACAGTCACAACTTCATCACCTATTTCTGAATCCAAACCTAGACGATTACCTACTTCTGAAACTTATCACTATAACGTCCAACACCACCTACAACATTacgaaaacaacaataggTTCTCAACGCGACaaaatttacaacaattaaaagaaCAGGCGACATCacagaacaacaacaacaataataataatactagtACATCCACTCCTATGTCTTATAATTCAACaccttcaacaacaataactaAAACAAACCTAGACCCAGTGAGTTCATTCCCACTTTCTGtaccaacaacaccaacCACACTAACAACTAATACAACCACTATAATAAATGATAACACTAAAGGCAAAGACAAAGACAAAGATAACCACAACATTgacaaagaagaagatgatatTCAGCAAAAACTATTATTAAAGGAACAATCTTTGAATGATATCAAACTTCAATGTTCACGTTTAATCTATGAACTAGAAGGGAACAATGAACCAGAATTAATCATCAAGAAATACATTcaagatttgaataaatacaatgaattaaaagatTTGGCATTACAATTGATCACCTTGATTGCAGACCAACGTAAAGTGAAAACTTCGGATATTCTACAAGAAATgaatattgaaataaataataatgaataa
- a CDS encoding uncharacterized protein (Similar to cell-wall mannoproteins; induced in low iron; induced in cyr1 homozygous null; regulated by osmotic and oxidative stress via Hog1; Spider biofilm induced) → MFQLLDYLFTTVTFICPGILTIKALDKSVQFNYSSYQFLLNYWLYFIILQYIQQLFTYNSITLSIINYSIFAIKCWLFYGKNNNLKLINKILIDKSITSRNLNTIETKFINPLLNRINPEFVELNFQVYQLGTTYLKPVPTSQEVNIVNFIRGIFDGITAIVAAFSDAVVTVGTGNGGVSGGSATKRRVKGSSSSTATTNNSKSSPSSSSSILRKLRKSRQSSSNQTANGTVSPDTRSRSSSIGNNMKKISNYMVTPNSVSSSNQSVYSSTSSISSSNRSNRSYPTSPVISPATSPPQPPSKPYNRNVSSPPPYDEIINIPEVSLTPPSQTNYPTTTTINGGGNSSNTSRRVSRSSAGSFDLDSTIMAFRQQQQQQRSLSPTSSSDGMRRSTNSMATLQESLTVRRSNNNDSAHSNELPPAPTPAMISNSR, encoded by the coding sequence ATGTTTCAACTACTAGATTATTTGTTTACCACCGTGACATTTATATGTCCTGGTATTCTAACCATTAAAGCTTTAGATAAATCAGTTCAATTCAACTATTCCAGTTATCAATTCCTATTGAATTATTGGCTATATTTTATAATATTGCAGTATATACAACAACTATTTACATATAATTCCATtactttatcaattatcaattattcaatatttgCCATTAAATGTTGGTTATTTTATGGTAAGaataacaatttaaaattaatcaacaagattttgattgataaatctATAACTAGTCGAAATTTAAATACTATTGAGacaaaatttataaatccATTGCTAAATAGAATTAATCcagaatttgttgaattgaatttccaGGTTTATCAATTAGGAACAACTTATTTAAAACCAGTGCCCACAAGTCAAGAAGTCAACATTGTTAATTTCATAAGGGGTATTTTTGATGGCATTACTGCTATTGTTGCCGCTTTTTCTGATGCTGTTGTAACTGTTGGTACCGGTAATGGAGGTGttagtggtggtagtgcTACTAAAAGAAGAGTTAAAGGCTCTTCATCCAGTACAGCCACGACAAACAATAGCAAATCTTctccatcatcatcgtccTCAATACTAAGAAAGCTTAGAAAACTGCGTCAAAGTTCTTCAAATCAAACTGCTAATGGCACTGTTTCGCCTGACACTCGTTCAAGAAGTTCATCGATTGGTAATAATATGAAAAAGATATCCAATTACATGGTTACTCCCAATTCTGTCAGTTCTTCAAATCAATCGGTATACTCATCAACAAGCTCAATATCGAGTAGTAATCGATCAAATCGTTCTTATCCAACATCACCAGTAATTTCACCTGCTACttcaccaccacaaccTCCTTCCAAACCATATAATAGAAATGTATCTTCACCTCCACCatatgatgaaattataaatattccTGAAGTCAGTTTAACACCACCATCTCAAACTAATTATCCTACTACAACCACCAttaatggtggtggtaatagtagtaatacTAGCAGGAGGGTGTCTCGATCTTCAGCAGGaagttttgatttggattCTACAATTATGGCATTTAgacagcaacaacaacaacaaagatcACTATCACCCACTTCCTCTTCTGATGGAATGAGACGTTCAACTAATTCAATGGCAACATTACAAGAACTGTTAACTGTTAGACGAagtaacaataatgatagTGCTCACAGTAATGAATTACCCCCTGCACCTACCCCTGCAATGATAAGTAATTCAAGATGA